A region from the Capra hircus breed San Clemente chromosome X unlocalized genomic scaffold, ASM170441v1, whole genome shotgun sequence genome encodes:
- the CT83 gene encoding kita-kyushu lung cancer antigen 1, producing MSLLFLLVSSILFAFMFVFWKTWFQRNTGEMSSNSTSVALVRSYSSTRSTKSNTDKSLSVNNLSRDILINFPHSIAMQKRILVNLRIVEYKLAELEQFLVTKGLNGALVNRKSTDKPTECNNN from the exons ATGAGCCTCCTGTTCCTGCTAGTGAGCAGCATTCTGTTTGCCTTCATGTTTGTCTTCTGGAAAACCTGGTTTCAG AGAAACACTGGTGAAATGTCATCAAATTCAACTTCTGTTGCACTAGTAAGATCATACTCTTCTACTCGGTCAACTAAGAGCAATACTGATAAGAGTCTTTCGGTCAACAATCTCTCTCGGGATATCTTAATTAATTTCCCACACTCAATAGCCATGCAGAAGCGAATATTGGTAAACCTCAGGATCGTGGAATACAAGCTGGCTGAACTGGAACAATTCCTAGTTACTAAGGGTTTAAATGGTGCATTAGTTAACCGGAAATCCACTGACAAGCCTACAGAATGTAATAACAATTGA
- the SLC6A14 gene encoding sodium- and chloride-dependent neutral and basic amino acid transporter B(0+) isoform X1, with amino-acid sequence MDKFKCLSFFKCRRKENAEVAPEDLHVNENDENQERGNWSKKSDYLLSMIGYAVGLGNVWRFPYLTYNNGGGAFLIPYVIMLALAGLPLFFLECSMGQFSSLGPVSIWRILPLFQGVGITMVLISIFVTIYYNVIIAYSLYYLFASFQRELPWSKCSISWADGNCSRSPFVTHCNVSISINETFQVNKSWVDANNLTCINGSEVYQTGQLPSEQYWNKVALQRSSGLDETGVIVWYLALCLLLAWLIVGAALFKGIKSSGKVVYFTALFPYVVLLILVIRGATLEGASKGISYYIGAQSDFAKLKDAEVWKDAATQIFYSLSVAWGGLVALSSYNKFNNNCYSDAIVVCVTNCLTSVFAGFAIFSILGHMAHISGKEVTQVVKSGFDLAFIAYPEALAQLPGGPFWSILFFFMLLTLGLDSQFASIETITTTIQDLFPKVMKKMRAPITLGCCLVLFFLGLICVTQAGIYWVNLIDHFCAGWGILIAAILEIIGVIWIYGGNRFIDDIEMMIGAKRWIFWLWWRTCWFVITPVLLMSILIWSVIQFRRPKYGQIPYPNWGVALGWCMITFCIIWIPIMAVINIIQAKGNIFQRIATCCRPAANWGPYLEKHRGGRYKNMLDSKKETNHEISNISDSRKPE; translated from the exons ATGGATAAGTTCAAGTGTCTGAGCTTCTTCAAGTGCAGAAGGAAGGAG aatgCTGAGGTTGCACCCGAGGATCTTCATGTTAATGAAAATGATGAGAATCAGGAGCGTGGTAACTGGTCCAAAAAATCAGATTATCTTTTATCTATGATTGGATATGCAGTGGGACTGGGGAACGTGTGGCGATTCCCCTATTTGACCTACAACAATGGCGGAG gtGCCTTCTTGATACCATATGTGATTATGCTAGCCCTGGCTGGTTTACCTTTGTTCTTCTTAGAGTGCTCCATGGGACAATTTTCTAGCTTAGGTCCAGTTTCAATTTGGAGGATTCTTCCATTGTTTCAAG GTGTGGGGATTACAATGGTCCTGATATCCATTTTTGTGACAATCTATTATAATGTCATAATTGCCTATAGTCTTTACTACCTGTTTGCTTCTTTTCAACGTGAACTACCATGGTCAAAATGTTCCATCAGTTGGGCTGATGGAAACTGTAGCAGATCTCCTTTCG tgACACATTGTAATGTGAGTATAAGCATAAATGAAACCTTTCAAGTGAATAAAAGCTGGGTAGATGCCAACAATCTTACCTGCATCAATGGAAGTGAAGTTTATCAGACAGGGCAGCTTCCCAGTGAACAGTATTGGAA TAAAGTGGCACTCCAACGGTCAAGTGGACTGGATGAGACTGGAGTCATTGTTTGGTATTTAGCACTTTGTCTTCTTCTGGCTTGGCTTATAGTCGGAGCCGCACTATTTAAAGGAATAAAGTCTTCTGGAAAG GTGGTGTATTTTACAGCTCTTTTCCCCTATGTTGTCCTACTCATCCTGGTGATTCGAGGGGCAACTCTGGAAGGTGCATCAAAAGGCATTTCATACTATATTGGAGCACAGTCAGATTTTGCAAAACTTAAGGATGCTGAG gttTGGAAAGATGCTGCCACACAGATATTTTATTCTCTGTCAGTTGCCTGGGGTGGTTTGGTTGCCTTATCATCTTACAATAAGTTCAATAACAACTGTTACTCAGATGCCATTGTAGTTTGTGTGACAAATTGCCTTACTAGTGTATTTGCTGGATTTGCTATTTTTTCTATATTGGGACACATGGCTCATATATCTGGAAAGGAAGTCACACAAGTTGTAAAATCAG GTTTTGATTTGGCATTCATTGCCTATCCAGAAGCTTTAGCTCAACTCCCAGGTGGGCCATTTTGGtccatattattttttttcatgcttttgaCTTTGGGTCTTGACTCTCAGTTTGCTTCCATTG aaaCGATTACCACGACAATTCAAGATTTATTTCCCAAagtgatgaagaaaatgagggCTCCCATAACTTTGGGTTGctgcttggttttgtttttccttggcCTCATCTGTGTGACTCAG gctGGAATATACTGGGTTAATCTGATTGACCACTTCTGTGCTGGATGGGGCATTTTGATTGCAGCTATACTGGAAATAATAGGAGTCATCTGGATTTATG GAGGGAACAGGTTTATTGACGATATAGAAATGATGATTGGAGCAAAAAGGTGGATATTCTGGCTATGGTGGAGAACTTGCTGGTTTGTCATTACGCCTGTCCTTTTAATG TCAATCTTGATCTGGTCAGTGATACAGTTTCGTAGACCTAAGTATGGCCAAATTCCATACCCTAACTGGGGAGTTGCTCTAGGCTGGTGTATGATTACTTTCTGCATTATCTGGATTCCAATCATGGCTGTCATAAACATAATTCAAGCTAAAGGAAACATCTTTCAA CGCATTGCAACCTGCTGCAGACCAGCTGCTAACTGGGGGCCATACTTGGAAAAACATCGGGGGGGAAGATACAAAAACATGTTAGATTCTAAAAAAGAGACTAACCATGAAATATCTAATATTAGTGACAGCAGAAAACCAGAATGA
- the SLC6A14 gene encoding sodium- and chloride-dependent neutral and basic amino acid transporter B(0+) isoform X2: MIGYAVGLGNVWRFPYLTYNNGGGAFLIPYVIMLALAGLPLFFLECSMGQFSSLGPVSIWRILPLFQGVGITMVLISIFVTIYYNVIIAYSLYYLFASFQRELPWSKCSISWADGNCSRSPFVTHCNVSISINETFQVNKSWVDANNLTCINGSEVYQTGQLPSEQYWNKVALQRSSGLDETGVIVWYLALCLLLAWLIVGAALFKGIKSSGKVVYFTALFPYVVLLILVIRGATLEGASKGISYYIGAQSDFAKLKDAEVWKDAATQIFYSLSVAWGGLVALSSYNKFNNNCYSDAIVVCVTNCLTSVFAGFAIFSILGHMAHISGKEVTQVVKSGFDLAFIAYPEALAQLPGGPFWSILFFFMLLTLGLDSQFASIETITTTIQDLFPKVMKKMRAPITLGCCLVLFFLGLICVTQAGIYWVNLIDHFCAGWGILIAAILEIIGVIWIYGGNRFIDDIEMMIGAKRWIFWLWWRTCWFVITPVLLMSILIWSVIQFRRPKYGQIPYPNWGVALGWCMITFCIIWIPIMAVINIIQAKGNIFQRIATCCRPAANWGPYLEKHRGGRYKNMLDSKKETNHEISNISDSRKPE, from the exons ATGATTGGATATGCAGTGGGACTGGGGAACGTGTGGCGATTCCCCTATTTGACCTACAACAATGGCGGAG gtGCCTTCTTGATACCATATGTGATTATGCTAGCCCTGGCTGGTTTACCTTTGTTCTTCTTAGAGTGCTCCATGGGACAATTTTCTAGCTTAGGTCCAGTTTCAATTTGGAGGATTCTTCCATTGTTTCAAG GTGTGGGGATTACAATGGTCCTGATATCCATTTTTGTGACAATCTATTATAATGTCATAATTGCCTATAGTCTTTACTACCTGTTTGCTTCTTTTCAACGTGAACTACCATGGTCAAAATGTTCCATCAGTTGGGCTGATGGAAACTGTAGCAGATCTCCTTTCG tgACACATTGTAATGTGAGTATAAGCATAAATGAAACCTTTCAAGTGAATAAAAGCTGGGTAGATGCCAACAATCTTACCTGCATCAATGGAAGTGAAGTTTATCAGACAGGGCAGCTTCCCAGTGAACAGTATTGGAA TAAAGTGGCACTCCAACGGTCAAGTGGACTGGATGAGACTGGAGTCATTGTTTGGTATTTAGCACTTTGTCTTCTTCTGGCTTGGCTTATAGTCGGAGCCGCACTATTTAAAGGAATAAAGTCTTCTGGAAAG GTGGTGTATTTTACAGCTCTTTTCCCCTATGTTGTCCTACTCATCCTGGTGATTCGAGGGGCAACTCTGGAAGGTGCATCAAAAGGCATTTCATACTATATTGGAGCACAGTCAGATTTTGCAAAACTTAAGGATGCTGAG gttTGGAAAGATGCTGCCACACAGATATTTTATTCTCTGTCAGTTGCCTGGGGTGGTTTGGTTGCCTTATCATCTTACAATAAGTTCAATAACAACTGTTACTCAGATGCCATTGTAGTTTGTGTGACAAATTGCCTTACTAGTGTATTTGCTGGATTTGCTATTTTTTCTATATTGGGACACATGGCTCATATATCTGGAAAGGAAGTCACACAAGTTGTAAAATCAG GTTTTGATTTGGCATTCATTGCCTATCCAGAAGCTTTAGCTCAACTCCCAGGTGGGCCATTTTGGtccatattattttttttcatgcttttgaCTTTGGGTCTTGACTCTCAGTTTGCTTCCATTG aaaCGATTACCACGACAATTCAAGATTTATTTCCCAAagtgatgaagaaaatgagggCTCCCATAACTTTGGGTTGctgcttggttttgtttttccttggcCTCATCTGTGTGACTCAG gctGGAATATACTGGGTTAATCTGATTGACCACTTCTGTGCTGGATGGGGCATTTTGATTGCAGCTATACTGGAAATAATAGGAGTCATCTGGATTTATG GAGGGAACAGGTTTATTGACGATATAGAAATGATGATTGGAGCAAAAAGGTGGATATTCTGGCTATGGTGGAGAACTTGCTGGTTTGTCATTACGCCTGTCCTTTTAATG TCAATCTTGATCTGGTCAGTGATACAGTTTCGTAGACCTAAGTATGGCCAAATTCCATACCCTAACTGGGGAGTTGCTCTAGGCTGGTGTATGATTACTTTCTGCATTATCTGGATTCCAATCATGGCTGTCATAAACATAATTCAAGCTAAAGGAAACATCTTTCAA CGCATTGCAACCTGCTGCAGACCAGCTGCTAACTGGGGGCCATACTTGGAAAAACATCGGGGGGGAAGATACAAAAACATGTTAGATTCTAAAAAAGAGACTAACCATGAAATATCTAATATTAGTGACAGCAGAAAACCAGAATGA